Proteins encoded in a region of the Poecilia reticulata strain Guanapo linkage group LG14, Guppy_female_1.0+MT, whole genome shotgun sequence genome:
- the npm1a gene encoding nucleophosmin 1a, translating into MNGLNDEPMTPQTFLYGCVLEAGKEVVFNPDDDELEHQLDLRMACVDPSSKDELHLVEVEGQDSEGQKVKAVLVSLKPSTLPSVCLGGFTVTPPTVFRLKTGSGPVHLSGQHLIMMEADQSFDEDDEEEEEEEEAVPTSKKRSIPFAAAKTQKKMKMEAGDDEDDEEEDDEDDEDEDEDEESEVEESPVKAKQTQPKATPAKPKGPAQNGKNSXQSTPAPKQKTPKGKQEKSPKTPATPKQELTFPQMKAKLMEAMKKGITLPKVQPKFENYVKNCNKVTDPQIVADLWKWRQTLKEEK; encoded by the exons ATGAACGGACTAAACGACGAGCCAATGACACCACAGACCTTTCTTTATG ggtGTGTTCTGGAAGCTGGCAAGGAGGTGGTCTTCAATCCTGATGATGATGAGTTGGAGCATCAACTAGATCTGAGGATG GCATGTGTGGACCCCAGCTCAAAGGACGAACTCCACTTGGTGGAGGTTGAAGGACAGGATTCGGAGGGTCAGAAGGTCAAGGCAGTGCTAGTTTCACTCAAGCCGTCCACCCTGCCCAGC GTGTGTCTTGGTGGGTTCACGGTCACACCCCCAACAGTGTTTCGCCTGAAGACGGGTTCAGGTCCAGTTCACCTCAGTGGACAGCACCTCATCA TGATGGAGGCTGACCAGTCTtttgatgaagatgatgaagaggaggaggaagaggaggaagccGTTCCAACGTCAAAGAAAAGATCCATCCCATTCGCCGCTGCTAAGACTCAG aaaaaaatgaaaatggaagcAGGAGATGACGAGGAcgatgaggaggaagatgatga ggatgatgaagatgaggatgaggatgaagagAGTGAAGTTGAGGAATCACCAGTAAAG GCCAAACAAACCCAACCCAAAGCAACTCCGGCCAAACCAAAAGGCCCGGCTCAGAATGGCAAGAACTCARCGCAGAGCACACCTGCCCCAAAGCAG AAGACCCCCAAGGGAAAACAAGAGAAGTCACCGAAGACTCCGGCAACTCCCAAACAGGAATTAACTTTTCCTCAGATGAAAGCCAAGCTGATGGAGGCAATGAAGAAG GGTATCACATTACCTAAAGTGCAGCCCAAGTTTGAGAACTATGTGAAGAACTGCAACAAAGTGACCGACCCCCAG aTTGTTGCAGATCTGTGGAAGTGGCGACAGACGCTGAAGGAAGAAAAGTAG